The nucleotide sequence ttattagtaaggattacaAAAGGTTAGTTTAGCCTTTTAACTAGTTTACAATTGTACCACATTTCAGGTTTAAGTTTCACTTTTAAGTGTTGAAATCTCATAAGTTGCTCTTGCGTTAACACTTCCGATGATAACAGCTGTCCGAAATACATACAAAAGGAAAACAAGAATTTCTACGGAGGTTGAAAGTTGTTCGTAATGATCAAGTtccataaaaaataagtttagaaACGTTTCGAGTCACTGgacagtgggcctagcacaaatatttgtgacaatcgccttcgtatcgtcatcatcaatgatgtcaaaattagtatgagatttttgttgTGCTTTACAGGCGCCAGGGGCGCTGCAATACGATGAACTGAACACAATTAACGGGAGGAGCCTGTGTAGCGCCGATTGCGCCGCCAagacatttgaaattgttaataatttaatttcataaaaacttaaatgaaataaaacgcGTTTTTACTGAAACTTAAACGAATGTACGCGCAATCGAGATTActactaaacaaaatattatctcactaatattataaatgtgaatgttttgtttcgatagatggatggatggatggataattgtttgatggtatctttggaacggatcaacggatcttaatgaaatttggcacagatgtagaatgtGGTGtgtaagaaaacataggcttattacgttttttaaatataattttgtatgattaattctttaaaattacatatttatcgaTTTCGTAAATATATCATAAACATTCCACATCATGTCGAAAAACAAATGATGGTCAAAATTCATGTCCACAAAACGGCCATTTTCGTAAACAGAAATATCTAAAAGCCGTTCCAGACGCTTGTTGTTTGGTACAAATCAACATACACTACATCACTAAACACGAGCTGAACACCGATCACAAATACTCATCACAAACTGGCATCACAACGCTTGACGAAAGTGCTAGTTTATTCCGGATTGGCAAACATGGTGGACGACGAAGTTgttgttcatttttaaaggctatctaaaaaatttaaaaaatatgtctaaAAATTCTTACCATTggttcttgtttatttatatttggatTATTGTCATGCctattttatatgaacatatttatctttattaggtatctccaaaaGTTCCagttgcaaaaataaaaattaggtagttaataaacattaataaccattttgtagtaattaaaactttcaaaCTTCTGCAGCCGGCAAGCTGCAACGTACAAATCATACACCGCAAGCGTCGGTAAACAAACATCCTTTGATTTGTGTGGAAAAACCGACACAGATCCCTGGCACAAACAGCAAACACAAATCCACATGttcatgtttgttttttgctCCTTGCTGAACGGCGTTGTTTGCCTCCTGGCTTAATGGCAAACATTGacaaaatttggcatagatttaaaacattgtctgaaagtacacataggctactaattaagtttttttttttaattccgcgccgacTGAGAAGCAAAATGAATATGAGTCCAGAATTTGATTGACTGGGTGATAATATTTTGCAAAGAGAATTCTGTATCTATGTTgctaagtattaaaaaaggattttgaaaaaatcatTACCTAAAGTCTCTCACCTGGAATTACAGcaaaattgcaattttatttgcgtCACTTATTTCAAAGATTATAAACAACGTAAATAATAGGTAGATTACTAATCAGAAGTCTAAAGGACGGAAACATTCGTAGTGATTATTTGAAAACgcaatgtacatattttaattcatttaatgcGTCGTAACAAAGCTTATTGTTGTACTTAGACAAAACTCCGTCGATTTCTTTTTGCACTTTATTCTACACCTCAGGATGGTATGGCAGCTGATATAATGTAAAACGTATAGCGGAAGAGAATGTTTCGAAATTCACTGTGAAGAATACAATTCTTGAAAGGCCATCAGCAATTCGTCCATATTCAAAGTCACTTCTTGAGGACTTCCGTAAGGGTTTCTTTTCTCTATTGACTCTAATGccattttacattttcttcgATAGTCAAGGAGTATGTCTATAAAGTCGTTTCGATCAGAGGGTTCATGATTTCTCACTTCGATAATGCTCCAAACTAAATAGGTAACAACTTTtctaagtattataaaatgtttacatgtCTCCGAAAACATTTCCTTAGACATTTGAATTCTTTCGACAAAGATGTATTCTAAAAGCGGAATCTTCCGTGCTCAGGTAGTTAGCGTCGGCGGTGTTTTGATCGCGTTGTGTACCAGGCGCTGAGCGAGCTCCGTACTGAGGGGAAACATTGCCTTCAGGTTCCCGTTCGTAAACGCGGGACTCAGACGTTGTCTCAATAATTACCACAAGTCATCTTCagttcactatacgtccccaccgaggggctcggagcctaccccaacttaggggtgactaggccatagtcaaccacgctggccaagtgcgggttggttgacttcacacatgtcaTGGAATTTCTTCTcggatatgtgcaggttgcatcacgatgttttccttcaccgtaagaacgtcggataaatgtacatatgtaaatcgaaaatcgaaaaacacattggtacatggcgggattcgaaccctggacctgcagattgcaagtcaagtgcttaacccctgagccaccgacgctctaccACAAGTCGCCATCGGCTAAAAATAGATTTCTGAGCAGAGGCTCGACGACAGTTTTATGGATGTTGATGCCCCTGAAATCTGTTATGAGAATACCCCTCACGTAGTCCGGatcgtttaaatttattcggGATTCGAGACTCCGTAATCCCCCGAGACTTTTTCATTTGGgtatttcaaataaagttcCGTACACATTTACGTTACACTCTTATTCATTAAGTATATGGGCATACTGTTGCCGAAGAATGGTACAGGTTTGTCATGTTTAATTCCATTGTTCTCCCAACATTTGAAAGTCCTCGTGTCGTACCAGTACAATGAACAAAGTACAACATGCGTGTGTTTCGACAGGTACGTCGAGAAATATGTGACAGAAAGGCTGGTACGATGAGATAAGAAAGATTTGCTCTGATTActacaataatattgaaacGGAATCCtcttcaaacaaaacaaactaagcaatttaattcaatttaattcattagCACAATCAGTTTGCATCTTTACTTGCTTCACCGTGAAGGTTAACGAATTTCATGAAAACAGTTTGAAATAAGTAGTGAACAGTCATCATTACAAGGTATTTTGTTTGTCAAACTATTATAGGTATATGTATAACAACATAGTAGTAGTCTTATAATGATGACGTAGCGAAATACAATTTGAGATATTATTTGCATGCAACTCACGATGAGTGATCGTGAttgttttatctaattaattttgtatatttaaaatgcgtCTTAACATCCTTATATTATATAGCAACAACATAGTAGTCTTATAATGATGACGGTGCagattacattttgtaaagcCCGCTACGCACGCTTGCCAAACAATTGCGAACAGCATAAACCAATGACATGTGCCggtctaaaaaaaattataatgatctCTTACTCAAAAAAGGTTagcaaaatatataacaatataaaattcaatgaaGCTAAACCGACATACTTGTATATCTAGATTTCTTCTAGATTTCTCTCAAATATATGTTCAAATCAGTCTATCTTTTAAAGATTGAACTGCCGAATTTTAAATAGGTAGTAATATACTAGTAACGTCGGTAAATCTCCCTCAGGTATACGAGATGTTTCTGATCGGCTACCAGTTCCGCGTGCTGTCGCCGATCTTCACGATCCACTGGGGGCTGCAGGCGCGCCGCTCGCGCCCGCTGTGGCGGGAGAAGCAGAACGAGAAGAACAGGAAGCATTTCGAGACGTTCAAGCGGGAGTTGTTCGCGCGGTACAGGACGGACCCCCTGCACCTGCTGCGCCGCCCGCCGCAGAGGAAGGCCTAGGCCTCGCCGGgccgcgcgctctccgccgGCCTCCACTTCCCTCTGCTGCTGCTACTGCCGCTGCTGGCACTCCACACGTGTCTGTCCTCTATTTGGTGATTCTTAATACTTTTGACAATGTGAAACTTGAATCCCAGTGATAGTTAAAAGGAAACTTACTGACAAGTACAACATTTTTTGGAAACGagatataaaatagtacataatataaatagtctCACTATCTTAAAGACTGTTTTCGTAAaatgataatgtaaatatttgtataactgATAAGAATACTTCGTATTAACTTTACTTCTGTAACACTGTTCggctttgtaaaaaaaaatgatataataatGGCTTAAGATCACAATAAATGTTCAAGGTAACATTATGTATGAAGAATAAGTttagatataatattaaaagttttaaaataaattaaaaagtgttcatttaattttgttaagatCAAATTTATGTTATCTCATCGAGAGTAGAAGCTAttgtttgtaatgttttaaatattgaactCTTGCGCCTGTAACGAGTGAGATTAGGCAAAGATTACATTCCATTTGCAATTtgcatataatataaacagaaatatatatacttCTGCTACTTATTTCAtcaatttttagtttaaattaagataCTAGCGTTATATACTTTATTCCATGAATGTTGcaaatttacacaaaatttatgtgaagaaaataatctttaaaacttttacctCGGTCTTCCTTCCCTTGGTGCTTAAATGATTACTGAATCGTTTGAAAGTGCACAAGTTTACAAGATAAGTGAACTTCTTCCATTCATCACAGCTTACGACCTAATAAGTTGACAAACAGAAACAATTCTAGTATTATCGTCAGTTCCCACTGCCGAAACttcttgttattttcttgttttctTCAAAGAGATTGAGTGGGACAACATGTTTTTTGCGgttgtttcggcagtggagcCACGGTTACGtgacagttttattaacacaatAATATAAAGGAAAGAAGGGGCAGAGGAGCGTATTGATTTAGACCATTTTCAATAGTTCATGGCACAGAAATAGAAGTTGCGCGACTAGTCGGTGAAAACAAAGTCTTAGAACTGTTATGATCTATCTCTATCTATGCCTTTTCACAATTATTTGGGGTCGGCCTTTCTTGTCCTAATTCACGACAGACAGCACGATTCCTGGAGTCTTGTTCGACAAGGTCAATTTCTTTTAGATCATTTTGGATCGTCGTCAGCCAAGTGGTCGGTGGTCTCCCGCGATTTCGCGTCGTCGTGGGCAAGTTTAAGGCCAGCTTGACCATGTGATCTTCGGGTCCCCTCTGAACATGACTAtatgatatttgttttattttgtttgatgttgtttttattttattaacagtgcAAATTAactttagaaaaatatgttggtaatatatttaactagcttttacccgcgactccgtccgcgcggaataaaaaatagaaaacggggtaaaaattatcctatgtccgtttcctggttctaagctacctgcccaccaattttcagtcaaatcgattcagccgttcttgagttataaatagtgtaactaacatgactttcttttatatatatagattggtttaaaaattaatgttgcatagttagatttatttatttatttattcgtccgcgcgggattaataaaaaaacgtaataagcttatgtgttcttccagactatgttctacatctgtgcaaaattttatcaagatccgttgaatcgttccggagatacattcaaacaaacatccatccatttaaacattcgcatttataatattagtaagattgttatctctgttgtTTTCAAATATGGAAAAGTTgacatatgtttttatacaggtTTTACGACACTGGAAACTCACAGTTACATTCGTTGATCATATTGACTTTGCAAAATAGTCATCGTGACATTTGCTTAATTATAGTCACACAATATTTGGccagttattttatatattaggccaggtatttaatatattaatatttatttgttgtcGCAGTTAGTTCGGTCAAATAATATgcagaaaattaaaagaaaataaacttttttaaaaacaagttttttttcttgttatttaaaataaaacaggttaaacataataaattttaataaagtgttattatcattattaaacctgagaaaacataattatataggTAAGATAATTAACCATATTCgtctacaaattaattaattacgtcACCAAATAATAACAAAGGTTCACGAGCATTTGTCCTCTTCGTCCACTCAGCATCCTCTCCCCACGCTCATCAACCTCGAGACGGCACAAGGACATTTCAGAGGTTCCTAACATTTTGAGTTAaaccaaagaaaaaaattaataccaCTGATGTAATATCCTATTGTTAGGAACGGAAGCACTGGTGGAGGTAGTTTCACAAAAGGCTTTACAACGAAgcatgcgctgctgctcggggcagtctctttccatccgtcattgcgggacgtctgacatttttatttatttacattcggTTTGAGttattgcgaggattatttagaagtagagttaaatttattatttagctgataaattattttttttaatacttttagatcaaatatctaatactacatttaaaagaaaaaagattgtaaaggtatattattttatgtatgtaaaataccATAGTCACCGACTGAATAATCAGAAATCAGGTAACATTTGATTCGATTTCTTCCGTGGGAGTGTTTTTGggttttaattatacaagtcatagttatttgttgttttttattgttactttttgCTATTGATATACGTGTATTATGCCAGATTATAGTAACTACAAATAACACGCTGCTTTCTGCAATTACTTACCTAcgatatactttttaaaaattgtagatAACGTTCAATATAGAAGGAAGAACTACCGtaggatataaaataaaagtcgcttaaaacaaaaactgaaACCGAAAGAAAGTTAGATTTGAGAGGAATTGTACGATGGTGTAAAAGgactatttctttttttatttgtatttgtatgtgTAATACTAATAACTTGAATGTTCCAAACATTGCATTAAAATGTgccaaaattatattgttaaattgtttaatattacaaaatgtattaatgttgataaaataattatagtgtCACAAGATAAAGTCCAAAATGACGTCAATATAACAATTGTACTAGTCATCGTGACTGGGAAAAGTGTCCAATCTATACTCGTATTAGATAACAGTGGGGCCTTTAGGGTGACCAATGTCACCACCTAgcaataactattttaacagtggtagatcccgcaacaacattatttgttgggtgcacgaatgggccgggtcgactggtgaaataccacgaccacagagaagacaggcgtcaagtggatgcaactccgcgtttcgtctgttgaatgtgcgtgccggaggcctaattttttttttgtgtgacTAGTTACTGTTTGCCTtaaagaggcatttacagtttcaccgggcttgaggtggccgggcgcagatggcgcttagcctaaacctcgtttaagagtaacttggctcgagggctccctcaggagcctcggctcagGCTGTTACTCGtatttcgttattattaccggattgggaggtcaccgagctcttagatcgcttcggtggacgctccatggagtgactggactcaagggcccccgagaggggacctcggcatgggctgtcactcattacgcgtttagcattctgattcaagggtgcccgagagggccgaacctcggcttgatcggttgctattatctgattgctattattaatacagctaacattactaccacttcggaaagcgttagcgctgggagaaggcggaagaaactccagcaacgcttgtattattaataggagaaaacctgcctgctatgaggccgtatcgcgagaatgattgCCGTAGCCGACAGCGACTGCGGAGTGTGGTCTGTCTGTGATGTTTTACCTTAACCTGAACGATAGTGattgcatcgtcttgaaagtAAAGAACGTGCTAGGTCTACGATAATCCCGACGGAACTTACCTAGCGCGATTGGATTGTAGGTGCCGCCACCTACAACTAGCGGATTAGCATGACCGACGgcagagtcaaaataacgaAGCGACGCCAACTTCAATGATGAATGGGCAATGGTGGGCAAGTCTAAGTCTATGTGAAGATCGCTGTTGCGCATGTACCACGGGACTTCCGTGGCTCTACGCAAGAATCTATTCTGAATCACCTGaagtcgatgtatttgtttcggggCGATGTGCGCGAATACCGGACTAGCATACGTCATGACGGGGCGAACTACTGATTTATAGAGTGTCACCTTGTTCCGACGGGACGTTTTACTCTTTCTATTAAACAACGCAGAAAGTCGACCTAGGATGAAAACCGTGCGGTTCCTGACCAGGGTCACATGAGC is from Papilio machaon chromosome 5, ilPapMach1.1, whole genome shotgun sequence and encodes:
- the LOC123720990 gene encoding beta-1,4-glucuronyltransferase 1-like, producing the protein MMTVQITFCKARYARLPNNCEQHKPMTCAGLKKIIMISYSKKVYEMFLIGYQFRVLSPIFTIHWGLQARRSRPLWREKQNEKNRKHFETFKRELFARYRTDPLHLLRRPPQRKA